From the genome of Arthrobacter alpinus, one region includes:
- a CDS encoding recombinase family protein yields the protein MLIGYARVSTADQNPEHQTDALARAGVDPANIYLDHASGAKASRPELDKALASANRAGDQLVITRLDRLGRSVLHLVTLGASLRERGVGLRVLEQGIDTTTAEGRAMFGMLSVLAELQRELIVANTRDGLAAARARGRTGGRRPKLTPDQAHHAQQLYDAGTHTVQRIADLLQVPRSTIYGHLNKASIGRRPTAKATLEA from the coding sequence ATGCTGATCGGATACGCGCGAGTCTCCACCGCTGACCAAAACCCTGAGCACCAAACAGATGCCCTGGCCCGCGCCGGTGTCGACCCGGCAAACATCTACCTCGACCATGCCAGCGGTGCCAAGGCCAGCAGGCCCGAGCTCGACAAGGCACTCGCCTCGGCCAACCGGGCCGGCGACCAGCTGGTCATCACCCGCCTGGACAGGCTCGGACGCTCGGTACTCCACCTGGTGACCCTCGGTGCATCCCTCCGCGAGCGTGGTGTGGGATTACGTGTCCTCGAGCAAGGCATCGACACCACGACCGCGGAAGGACGTGCGATGTTCGGAATGCTCTCCGTCCTGGCCGAACTCCAACGAGAACTCATCGTCGCCAACACCCGCGACGGACTCGCCGCCGCCCGTGCCCGCGGGCGAACAGGAGGAAGGCGCCCGAAGCTCACCCCCGACCAGGCCCACCACGCCCAGCAGCTCTACGACGCGGGGACCCATACGGTCCAACGCATCGCCGACCTCCTCCAGGTCCCGCGCTCCACCATCTACGGGCACCTCAACAAGGCAAGCATCGGACGACGTCCCACCGCCAAAGCGACCCTGGAGGCTTAG
- a CDS encoding S1C family serine protease: MIVRPEGYLITNNHAISAASTAGTIDIVFSDGRSVEAKLVGRDPESDLAVLQVTADKDLPTDPLGDSSKVLVGQPVVALGAPLGLSSSVTAGIVSLLGRDVPVPSDNGTTATLVGALQTEASINPGKVAFTFFGISAAAGLRAGDAVEVSYVRDGKAATATPIWGLGSNGDGLSAKPPGSLWRWDVVRCLPC; the protein is encoded by the coding sequence ATTTCAGCTGCTTCAACAGCGGGAACCATCGATATCGTTTTTAGCGATGGCCGCAGCGTGGAAGCAAAATTGGTGGGCCGGGATCCGGAATCGGATCTGGCCGTTTTGCAGGTCACCGCTGACAAGGACCTGCCCACCGACCCACTCGGGGACTCCTCGAAGGTGTTGGTGGGCCAGCCGGTGGTGGCCCTTGGCGCTCCGCTGGGACTCTCCAGCTCTGTCACGGCCGGCATTGTCAGCCTCCTGGGACGCGATGTACCTGTTCCCAGCGACAATGGCACCACGGCCACGCTGGTTGGCGCCCTCCAAACGGAGGCCTCCATCAACCCCGGCAAGGTGGCCTTCACGTTCTTTGGAATCAGCGCCGCCGCCGGGCTGCGGGCCGGCGACGCCGTCGAGGTCAGCTATGTGCGGGACGGCAAGGCTGCCACCGCGACACCGATCTGGGGTCTTGGTAGTAATGGGGACGGATTGAGCGCTAAGCCTCCAGGGTCGCTTTGGCGGTGGGACGTCGTCCGATGCTTGCCTTGTTGA
- a CDS encoding TetR/AcrR family transcriptional regulator C-terminal domain-containing protein, translating into MAKERGGGRRPSATALSQEAVTQAAIDILDASGESGLTFRVLAERLHTGAGAIYWHVANRNELLDLACDAVLTAAGQTSTAVEVEPLDTVHALALAWFDLLEQHPWIGTHLAQAPTLPSTLRALEQIGSALEAFGTPLEQQFNMATAIFTYVIAVAAQMTRNAQVAAGQSQEEWLAKRAKRWEQLEPTSFPFLTRVAAEFSRHDDRDQFIAGLELLLTGVRSAH; encoded by the coding sequence ATGGCAAAGGAACGCGGCGGCGGGCGCAGACCCAGCGCCACCGCGCTCTCCCAAGAGGCAGTCACTCAAGCAGCGATCGACATCCTCGACGCCTCCGGTGAGTCCGGGCTCACATTCCGGGTGCTCGCCGAACGCCTCCACACCGGCGCTGGTGCCATCTACTGGCACGTCGCGAATCGTAACGAACTCCTCGACCTCGCTTGCGACGCAGTACTCACCGCCGCGGGACAGACGTCAACCGCCGTCGAGGTCGAGCCTCTCGACACGGTTCACGCACTCGCGCTGGCCTGGTTCGACCTGCTCGAGCAGCACCCATGGATCGGAACGCACCTCGCACAAGCGCCGACTCTGCCCAGCACACTCCGAGCCCTCGAACAGATTGGCAGCGCGCTCGAGGCATTCGGGACACCGCTGGAACAGCAGTTCAACATGGCCACCGCGATCTTCACATACGTCATCGCCGTCGCAGCTCAAATGACACGCAACGCCCAAGTCGCAGCCGGCCAATCTCAAGAAGAATGGCTCGCAAAGCGGGCAAAGCGTTGGGAGCAGCTCGAGCCCACCAGCTTCCCATTCCTCACCCGCGTAGCAGCAGAGTTCAGCCGCCACGACGATCGCGACCAGTTCATTGCCGGCCTCGAGCTGCTTCTCACCGGGGTGAGATCTGCCCACTGA
- a CDS encoding SDR family NAD(P)-dependent oxidoreductase, protein MDMQLSNKRAFISGSTQGIGYAIAKALLQEGAEVVINGRDASRLQQSVKNLQAEVPGGVVAGIAADFTDASAVQRLLSSLGAVDILVNNVGLFGLKPFTEISDDDWSCYFAVNVMSGVRLSRELLPGMIDAGWGRIIFVGSESGVNVPADMMHYGVTKAGMLALSNGLAKLTRGTGVTVNTILGGPTYSDGVAGTIHDIAESQRMSADEMKAMIIGGNQTSLLERFIEPAEIANLAVYLSSPLSSATNGTAVRADGGVLTAIL, encoded by the coding sequence ATGGACATGCAGCTGTCAAACAAACGCGCCTTTATAAGCGGTTCAACGCAAGGGATTGGGTACGCGATCGCGAAGGCTCTCCTCCAGGAGGGGGCCGAGGTGGTTATCAACGGCCGCGATGCCAGCCGCCTCCAGCAATCGGTGAAGAACCTTCAAGCCGAAGTGCCTGGCGGGGTCGTTGCCGGCATTGCGGCGGACTTCACAGACGCCTCGGCGGTGCAAAGGCTACTCAGCTCGCTCGGGGCCGTCGACATCCTTGTCAATAACGTCGGTCTCTTCGGGCTAAAGCCCTTCACTGAAATATCTGACGATGACTGGTCTTGCTACTTCGCGGTAAACGTGATGAGCGGAGTCCGGCTCTCCAGAGAGCTACTACCCGGGATGATCGATGCTGGCTGGGGTCGGATCATTTTCGTAGGCAGCGAATCAGGTGTAAACGTACCCGCTGACATGATGCACTACGGCGTGACGAAAGCAGGGATGCTCGCCTTGAGCAACGGTCTCGCCAAGCTCACCCGCGGTACCGGTGTGACGGTCAACACGATCCTCGGTGGCCCGACCTACTCTGACGGTGTTGCCGGTACCATCCATGACATCGCTGAGTCGCAGCGAATGTCAGCGGATGAGATGAAAGCAATGATCATTGGTGGCAACCAGACATCTCTCCTTGAGCGCTTTATCGAGCCCGCCGAAATCGCGAACCTCGCCGTGTATCTCTCAAGTCCCCTTTCCTCCGCGACAAACGGAACTGCCGTGCGCGCTGACGGCGGAGTACTGACCGCAATACTCTGA
- a CDS encoding cytidine deaminase family protein, protein MPTPLPASALPLSEIEQSLIGLARETINATTDAGPGEDGVHTMGAAVRAKDGRTFSGVNLYHFTGGPCAELVALGAARSAGAAELTHIVAVGNHDRGVKSPCGRDRQILVDYYPGIRVILDTPHGLVSVIASDLLPFSYDYLAEQV, encoded by the coding sequence ATGCCCACTCCACTTCCTGCTTCTGCGCTCCCCTTGTCAGAGATCGAGCAGTCTCTCATCGGCCTGGCACGCGAGACAATCAATGCAACCACTGATGCCGGACCTGGGGAAGATGGTGTGCACACAATGGGCGCTGCGGTTCGAGCAAAAGACGGACGGACCTTTTCAGGCGTGAATCTGTACCACTTCACCGGCGGTCCCTGCGCTGAGCTCGTCGCGCTCGGAGCAGCGCGCTCCGCAGGTGCAGCTGAATTAACTCACATTGTGGCCGTTGGAAATCATGACCGAGGCGTGAAAAGCCCGTGCGGGCGGGATCGGCAGATTCTTGTTGATTACTACCCAGGAATCCGCGTAATCCTCGATACGCCACATGGACTTGTGAGCGTTATTGCCAGCGACCTCTTGCCGTTCAGCTACGACTACCTTGCCGAGCAAGTCTGA
- a CDS encoding MarR family winged helix-turn-helix transcriptional regulator has translation MTDSSVPNLLKGDNLMSWAALATVLEWLPAALDAPLVRNFDLTHFEYGILFALADAPNQTLGMTVLAGYANSSLSRLSRAVSRIEGRGWVQRSRDPLDGRSTLASLTEAGLAMFEKATPVHSRTVTKLVLEPLTNAQRDQLRDISLRIQHAIREQESWWATSTHSSDTD, from the coding sequence ATGACTGATTCCAGCGTCCCAAACCTCCTCAAGGGAGATAACCTCATGTCGTGGGCAGCTCTTGCGACGGTATTGGAATGGCTGCCTGCCGCACTCGATGCGCCTTTGGTTCGTAATTTCGACCTCACGCACTTCGAGTACGGCATCCTCTTTGCCTTGGCTGACGCGCCGAACCAGACGCTGGGGATGACTGTCCTGGCCGGCTATGCCAATAGCTCGCTTTCTAGGCTCTCTCGAGCAGTATCGCGGATTGAGGGTCGCGGTTGGGTGCAGCGCAGTCGGGACCCCTTGGATGGGCGGTCCACCTTGGCCTCCCTGACCGAGGCCGGGCTAGCCATGTTCGAAAAAGCCACGCCCGTGCATTCTCGGACCGTCACGAAATTAGTCCTAGAGCCCCTCACAAACGCCCAACGAGATCAGCTGCGCGATATCAGTCTTCGGATCCAACACGCGATTCGGGAGCAGGAGAGTTGGTGGGCAACAAGCACCCACTCTTCCGACACTGACTAA
- a CDS encoding MFS transporter has translation MEHNSNPAVAASSRPKPFPPQTLRAVWPALAGLTAVFLIEMLDTSVLNVALPTIARNLSATASELQWVSGSYSLVFGGLMLAFGAIADRFGRRRFMLIGLVLFGVSSLSILLVSSASELITVRVLIGIAAAMTAPGSMALSFRLFDDDAMRVRATALISTVGLIGLAVGPTVGGLILAVAPWQVLLLINVPIAGLAIVGIRFGIAADKPTDLHRVPVDLLGAALGTGTIVLVLLTPTLFVNLGGRNPWPWIAATTAIGSAFAFIARQRHAAHPLLDAALFTRPSVITGLSYQAAIGLATAGLGYTVSLQLQLAWGWPPALAALGVLPQVLTMIFIGPFVEIIVRKCGMDRASVLGSTAVIAGLLIYALLGRTHYVWIAFALVFVAAGMRVVMITATINVMRGLPPERTSIAAALNDTSQELAAGIGIAVTGTIIAAFIGHALTETRWSTATTNAFENAVTLGVLTLTAAAIALLTVALIRARHEQPEQHGA, from the coding sequence ATGGAACATAATTCCAATCCCGCTGTTGCGGCATCCTCCCGCCCCAAACCCTTCCCGCCCCAAACCCTTCGCGCCGTCTGGCCCGCTCTCGCCGGCCTCACTGCGGTATTCCTGATCGAGATGCTCGATACGTCCGTGTTGAACGTCGCGTTGCCGACGATCGCAAGGAATCTCTCGGCCACGGCTTCTGAGTTGCAGTGGGTAAGCGGCTCCTACTCGCTCGTCTTCGGCGGTCTGATGCTCGCGTTCGGTGCGATCGCCGACCGATTCGGTCGACGCCGCTTCATGCTGATAGGCCTTGTGTTGTTCGGTGTATCGAGCCTGTCGATTCTCTTGGTGTCTTCGGCAAGCGAACTGATTACGGTCCGGGTGCTGATCGGTATCGCCGCAGCGATGACCGCGCCGGGGTCGATGGCGTTGTCGTTTCGCCTGTTCGATGACGATGCCATGCGCGTTCGTGCGACAGCTCTGATCTCTACGGTCGGGCTCATCGGGCTTGCCGTCGGACCTACGGTCGGCGGACTGATTCTCGCTGTTGCTCCATGGCAGGTGCTGCTGCTGATCAACGTCCCGATCGCCGGGCTGGCGATCGTCGGCATCCGATTCGGGATCGCGGCAGATAAGCCCACCGATCTGCACCGCGTGCCCGTCGACCTCCTCGGCGCGGCACTGGGCACCGGAACAATAGTGCTCGTCCTCCTCACACCCACGCTGTTCGTCAACCTCGGCGGACGGAATCCATGGCCCTGGATCGCAGCAACTACCGCTATCGGCAGTGCGTTCGCGTTCATTGCCCGCCAACGGCACGCCGCACATCCACTCCTGGACGCAGCGCTGTTCACACGCCCCTCGGTCATCACCGGGTTGAGTTACCAAGCGGCAATCGGGCTCGCCACCGCGGGCCTCGGATACACAGTCTCCCTGCAACTCCAGCTGGCGTGGGGCTGGCCGCCCGCCCTCGCCGCGCTCGGCGTCCTCCCGCAAGTACTGACCATGATCTTCATCGGCCCATTCGTCGAGATCATCGTCCGAAAATGCGGCATGGACCGCGCCAGCGTGCTCGGCTCCACCGCAGTCATCGCCGGATTGCTGATCTATGCACTCCTGGGGCGCACCCACTACGTGTGGATCGCATTCGCACTCGTTTTCGTCGCCGCGGGAATGCGCGTGGTTATGATCACCGCCACCATCAACGTCATGCGCGGCCTACCCCCAGAGCGTACCTCCATTGCAGCAGCCCTGAACGACACCAGCCAGGAACTCGCAGCAGGCATCGGCATCGCCGTCACCGGAACGATCATCGCAGCTTTCATCGGCCATGCGCTCACCGAAACCCGCTGGAGCACAGCAACCACCAACGCATTCGAGAACGCCGTCACGCTCGGAGTCCTCACCCTCACCGCCGCCGCCATCGCACTCCTGACCGTCGCTCTCATCCGCGCACGGCACGAGCAGCCAGAACAGCACGGGGCGTAG